A genome region from Pseudomonas anguilliseptica includes the following:
- a CDS encoding M18 family aminopeptidase codes for MREDLNQGLIEFLKASPTPFHATASLALSLEAAGFQHLDERASWHTEAGGRYYVTRNDSSIIAFKLGKRAPLEGGIRLVGAHTDSPCLRVKPQPELQQQGFFQLGVEVYGGALLAPWFDRDLSLAGRVTYRRDGKVESQLIDFQSPIAIIPNLAIHLNREANQGWAINQQIELPPILAQLSGDEPADFRALITDQLAREHDFSADAVLDYELSFYDTQSAAVIGLNNDFIAGARLDNLLSCYAGLQALLAAPDEESCVLVCTDHEEVGSCSACGADGPMLEQVLRRVLPDGDAFVRTIQRSLLVSADNAHGVHPNYADKHDANHGPKLNAGPVIKINSNQRYATNSETAGFFRHLCLENEVPVQSFVTRSDMGCGSTIGPITASQLGVRTVDIGLPTFAMHSIRELAGSHDLAHLVKVLTAFYASAELP; via the coding sequence ATGCGCGAAGATTTGAATCAAGGCCTGATCGAGTTCCTCAAGGCCTCGCCAACCCCTTTTCATGCCACCGCCAGCCTCGCATTGAGCCTTGAAGCGGCCGGCTTTCAGCACCTGGACGAGCGCGCCAGCTGGCATACTGAGGCCGGCGGTCGTTATTACGTCACGCGCAACGATTCCTCGATCATCGCCTTCAAGCTGGGCAAGCGCGCGCCGCTGGAAGGCGGTATCCGCCTGGTCGGCGCACACACCGACAGCCCGTGCCTGCGGGTCAAACCGCAGCCGGAGTTGCAGCAACAAGGCTTTTTCCAACTTGGCGTTGAGGTCTACGGCGGTGCCTTGCTGGCGCCCTGGTTCGACCGCGATCTATCGCTGGCCGGTCGAGTCACCTACCGCCGCGACGGTAAGGTGGAAAGCCAGCTGATCGATTTTCAAAGCCCGATTGCGATCATTCCCAACCTGGCCATCCACCTCAACCGTGAAGCCAACCAGGGTTGGGCGATCAACCAGCAGATTGAGCTGCCGCCAATCCTCGCGCAATTATCCGGCGATGAGCCCGCCGACTTTCGCGCACTGATCACCGATCAACTGGCCCGCGAACACGATTTCAGCGCCGATGCGGTACTCGATTACGAGCTGAGTTTCTACGACACCCAAAGCGCTGCAGTCATTGGCCTGAACAACGACTTTATCGCTGGCGCACGGCTGGACAATCTGCTGTCCTGCTACGCCGGCCTGCAGGCACTGCTGGCCGCGCCGGATGAAGAAAGCTGCGTCTTGGTCTGTACCGACCATGAAGAAGTCGGCTCCTGCTCGGCCTGCGGCGCCGACGGCCCGATGCTCGAACAGGTATTGCGTCGCGTGCTGCCGGACGGTGATGCCTTCGTCCGTACCATCCAGCGCTCGCTGCTGGTTTCCGCCGACAATGCCCACGGCGTACACCCCAACTACGCCGACAAGCATGACGCCAACCACGGCCCCAAGCTCAACGCCGGTCCGGTGATCAAGATCAACAGCAACCAGCGCTACGCCACCAACAGCGAAACCGCCGGATTTTTCCGTCACCTGTGCCTGGAAAATGAAGTGCCGGTGCAGAGCTTCGTCACCCGCAGCGACATGGGTTGCGGCTCGACCATCGGCCCGATCACCGCCAGCCAGCTGGGCGTACGTACCGTGGATATTGGCCTGCCGACCTTCGCTATGCACTCGATCCGCGAACTGGCCGGCAGCCATGATCTGGCGCACCTAGTGAAAGTGCTGACGGCGTTTTACGCCAGCGCCGAGTTGCCCTGA
- a CDS encoding GFA family protein: MLTGSCLCGALAYSVARLDKPIGHCHCLTFQKAHAAPFATTAGVLREDFHWLRGEDKLSSYESSPGKLRHFCSVCGSQLVAERPAQPHVIIRVATLDQDPGERPAQHIWTSHDKPWLASADLPSHDEWPPGR; this comes from the coding sequence ATGCTGACGGGGAGCTGTTTGTGCGGTGCGCTGGCCTACAGTGTCGCGCGCCTGGACAAGCCGATTGGCCACTGTCACTGCCTGACATTCCAAAAAGCTCATGCCGCCCCGTTCGCCACTACGGCTGGCGTGCTGCGTGAGGATTTTCACTGGCTGCGTGGTGAAGACAAGCTATCCAGCTATGAGTCTTCGCCGGGCAAGCTGCGCCACTTCTGTTCGGTCTGCGGCTCTCAGCTGGTGGCTGAACGACCTGCCCAGCCCCATGTGATCATCCGCGTGGCAACGCTGGATCAGGACCCCGGCGAACGCCCTGCCCAACACATCTGGACTAGTCATGACAAGCCATGGCTGGCAAGCGCCGATTTACCCAGCCATGACGAGTGGCCGCCAGGTCGCTAA
- a CDS encoding ABC transporter substrate-binding protein, which produces MKQLLLASLMGSAIALATSAMAAETDLQALEKAARAEGAVNSVGMPDSWANWKDTWVDLNKLYGLKHMNTDMSSAQEIAKFAAEKDNATADIGDVGAAFGPIAVQQGVTQPYKPSTWEQIPAWAKDADGHWMLAYTGSIAFIVNKQLVKDIPRSWADLKKGTYKVSAGDVSTAAQAVNGVLAAAIAMGGNESNVQPALDFYGELAKQGRLSLANPTIQTLEKGEVEVGVVWDFNGLSYRDQIDPSRFEVLIPSDGSVISGYSTIINKWAKNPNAAKLAREYILSDAGQINLAKGNARPIRAEHLTLPAEVQAKLLPQEQYAKVQPIKDAAAWEATSKALPRLWQEHVIINMN; this is translated from the coding sequence ATGAAACAACTGCTGCTGGCTTCACTGATGGGCTCAGCCATCGCCCTGGCCACCTCGGCCATGGCTGCTGAAACGGATTTGCAAGCACTGGAAAAAGCCGCGCGCGCTGAAGGCGCGGTGAACAGTGTGGGCATGCCAGATAGCTGGGCCAACTGGAAGGACACCTGGGTTGACCTGAACAAGCTGTATGGCTTGAAGCATATGAACACCGACATGAGCTCGGCCCAGGAAATTGCCAAGTTCGCCGCTGAAAAAGACAACGCCACCGCAGATATCGGCGACGTCGGCGCGGCCTTCGGCCCCATCGCCGTGCAGCAGGGTGTAACCCAACCCTACAAGCCGAGCACCTGGGAACAGATTCCAGCCTGGGCCAAGGACGCTGACGGCCACTGGATGCTCGCCTACACCGGCTCCATTGCCTTTATCGTCAACAAGCAGCTGGTCAAGGATATCCCGCGTTCCTGGGCTGACCTGAAAAAGGGCACTTACAAAGTCTCTGCCGGCGATGTCAGCACCGCCGCACAAGCCGTAAACGGTGTACTGGCTGCCGCCATCGCCATGGGCGGTAATGAAAGCAACGTGCAACCGGCGCTGGATTTCTACGGCGAGCTGGCCAAACAAGGCCGTCTGTCGCTGGCCAACCCAACCATCCAGACCCTGGAAAAAGGCGAAGTGGAAGTGGGCGTGGTATGGGACTTCAACGGCCTGAGCTACCGCGACCAGATCGACCCAAGCCGCTTCGAAGTACTGATTCCTTCCGATGGTTCGGTGATTTCCGGCTACAGCACCATCATCAACAAGTGGGCGAAAAACCCCAACGCAGCCAAACTGGCGCGTGAGTACATCTTGAGCGACGCTGGCCAGATCAACCTGGCAAAAGGCAACGCCCGCCCAATCCGTGCCGAGCACCTGACCCTGCCAGCCGAAGTACAAGCCAAGCTGCTGCCGCAGGAGCAATACGCCAAGGTTCAGCCAATCAAGGATGCTGCTGCCTGGGAAGCCACGTCCAAAGCACTGCCGCGTCTGTGGCAGGAACACGTCATCATCAATATGAACTAA
- a CDS encoding ABC transporter permease, with amino-acid sequence MSALRGKWLALLCLLPFALFFIAFQIAPLLWVASNSMHTSEGWGLGNFQQAFSSPFYRQAMRHSLEVAFWSSLIGISIAILGSYSLRQVDSKLRDFVMAFSNMTSNFSGVPLAFAFIILLGFNGALTILLKQAGIIEDFNLYSKTGLIVLYTYFQIPLGVLLLYPAFDALRDDWRESAELLGASNWQFWRHIGLPVLTPALLGTFVILLANALGAYATVYALTTGNFNILPIRIAAMVSGDIFLDPNMASALAMILVGLMTLITIVHQWLLRRSYHVPR; translated from the coding sequence ATGTCTGCTCTGCGCGGCAAATGGCTGGCGCTGCTGTGCCTGCTGCCCTTTGCCCTGTTCTTTATCGCCTTTCAGATCGCCCCGCTGCTCTGGGTGGCCAGCAACAGCATGCACACTAGCGAGGGCTGGGGCCTGGGCAACTTCCAGCAAGCCTTCTCCTCACCGTTCTACCGTCAGGCCATGCGTCACAGCCTGGAAGTGGCGTTCTGGTCGAGCTTGATCGGCATCAGCATTGCCATTCTCGGCAGCTACTCGCTGCGGCAAGTCGACAGCAAATTGCGCGACTTCGTCATGGCGTTTTCCAACATGACCAGCAACTTCTCCGGGGTGCCGCTGGCCTTCGCCTTTATCATCCTGCTGGGCTTCAACGGCGCACTGACCATCCTGCTCAAGCAGGCGGGGATCATCGAGGATTTCAACCTCTACTCGAAAACCGGCCTGATCGTCCTCTACACCTACTTCCAGATTCCCCTGGGTGTGCTGCTGCTCTACCCGGCCTTCGACGCCCTGCGTGATGACTGGCGCGAATCGGCCGAGTTGCTCGGCGCAAGCAACTGGCAGTTCTGGCGGCATATCGGCTTGCCGGTGCTGACCCCAGCGCTGCTAGGCACCTTCGTGATTCTGCTGGCCAACGCCCTCGGCGCCTACGCCACGGTGTATGCGCTGACCACTGGCAACTTCAACATCCTGCCAATTCGGATTGCCGCCATGGTTTCCGGCGACATCTTCCTCGACCCGAATATGGCCAGTGCCCTGGCGATGATTCTGGTTGGCCTGATGACGCTGATCACCATCGTCCACCAATGGCTGCTGCGCCGGAGCTACCATGTCCCACGCTGA
- a CDS encoding ABC transporter permease, with the protein MSHAEKRSPLFHQLVVYSLLLILLLPLLGTLLYSFSTSWSASVLPSGLTFKWYLALWSDARFLAAFGRSLLVCLAALALSLVLILPLLFVVSYHFPKLDAVMNVLILLPFAIPPVVSSVGLMQLFAGGPLPILGTPWILIGCFFTIALPFMYRAISNNLQAINLRDLMDAAHLLGASTWRAAFMVVLPNLRKGLMVSVFLSFSFLFGEFVFANLLVGSRYETLQVYLYNMRNDSGHFTSALVISYFMFVLLMTWAANRLNKDKS; encoded by the coding sequence ATGTCCCACGCTGAAAAACGCTCGCCTCTGTTCCACCAGCTGGTGGTCTACAGCCTGCTGCTGATCCTTTTGCTGCCGCTGCTCGGCACCCTGCTTTACTCGTTTTCCACCAGCTGGTCGGCCAGCGTGCTGCCTAGCGGACTGACCTTCAAGTGGTATCTGGCGCTGTGGAGTGATGCACGTTTTCTCGCCGCCTTCGGCCGCTCCTTGCTGGTCTGTCTGGCCGCGCTTGCGCTGTCACTGGTGCTGATTCTGCCGCTGCTGTTTGTGGTCAGTTACCACTTCCCCAAACTCGACGCGGTGATGAACGTGTTGATCCTGCTGCCGTTCGCCATTCCTCCGGTGGTGTCCTCGGTCGGTCTGATGCAGCTGTTCGCTGGCGGCCCGCTGCCAATCCTCGGCACACCGTGGATTCTGATTGGCTGCTTCTTCACCATCGCCCTGCCCTTTATGTACCGGGCGATCAGTAACAACCTGCAGGCGATCAATTTGCGCGACCTGATGGACGCGGCCCACCTGCTTGGTGCCAGCACCTGGCGCGCGGCCTTTATGGTGGTGCTGCCCAACCTGCGCAAGGGCCTGATGGTCTCGGTGTTTCTCTCCTTCAGCTTCCTGTTCGGTGAATTCGTCTTCGCCAACCTGCTGGTCGGCAGCCGCTATGAAACCCTGCAGGTGTACCTCTACAACATGCGCAACGACAGCGGTCATTTCACCAGCGCGTTGGTGATTTCCTACTTTATGTTCGTGCTGCTGATGACCTGGGCGGCCAACCGCCTGAATAAGGACAAGTCATGA
- a CDS encoding ABC transporter ATP-binding protein, whose protein sequence is MSYLSIQGLHKSYGDTAIFSDINCEIAKGEFITLLGPSGCGKSTLLRCIAGLTGVNGGQILLDGENLVPVAPQKRGIGMVFQSYALFPNMTVQQNVAFGLRMQKVKGSEAEQRVKEVLELVELNDFSGRYPQQLSGGQCQRVALARSLVTRPRLLLLDEPLSALDARIRKHLREQIRSIQQELGLSTIFVTHDQEEALVMSDRIFLMNAGKIVQSGDAETLYTAPADVFAAGFIGNYNLLDADAASRLLLRPVNSRVAIRPEAIQIGAQGSIDGQIHSHRLLGNVIRYRVEARGVELLVDVLNRSPADLHTSGQRINLNIEDNAICEVA, encoded by the coding sequence ATGAGTTATCTGAGTATTCAAGGCCTGCACAAGAGCTACGGCGATACCGCGATTTTCAGCGACATCAACTGCGAGATCGCCAAGGGTGAATTCATCACCCTGCTCGGCCCGTCCGGCTGCGGCAAATCCACCCTGCTGCGTTGCATTGCTGGCTTAACCGGGGTGAATGGCGGGCAGATTCTGCTCGATGGCGAGAACCTGGTGCCCGTCGCCCCGCAAAAACGCGGCATCGGCATGGTGTTCCAGAGCTACGCGCTGTTCCCCAACATGACCGTGCAACAGAACGTCGCCTTTGGCCTGCGTATGCAGAAGGTCAAAGGCAGCGAGGCCGAACAGCGGGTCAAGGAAGTACTGGAGCTGGTTGAGCTGAATGACTTTTCCGGCCGCTATCCGCAGCAATTGTCCGGTGGCCAGTGCCAGCGCGTGGCCCTGGCCCGTTCCTTGGTCACCCGCCCGCGCCTGTTGCTGCTCGACGAGCCGTTGTCGGCGCTGGATGCGCGGATTCGCAAGCACCTGCGCGAGCAGATCCGCAGCATCCAGCAGGAGCTGGGCCTGAGCACCATCTTCGTCACCCATGATCAGGAAGAAGCGCTGGTCATGAGCGACCGTATCTTCCTGATGAACGCCGGCAAGATCGTCCAGAGCGGCGACGCAGAAACCCTCTACACCGCCCCGGCCGATGTTTTTGCCGCCGGGTTTATCGGCAACTACAACCTGCTCGACGCCGATGCCGCCAGCCGCCTGCTGCTGCGCCCGGTCAACAGCCGCGTGGCGATCCGTCCGGAAGCCATCCAGATTGGCGCCCAGGGCAGCATCGACGGGCAGATCCACAGCCATCGCCTGCTCGGCAACGTGATCCGTTACCGTGTCGAGGCGCGCGGCGTCGAACTGCTGGTGGACGTACTCAACCGCTCCCCGGCGGATCTGCACACCAGCGGGCAACGCATCAACCTGAACATCGAAGACAACGCAATCTGTGAGGTGGCCTGA
- a CDS encoding HAD family hydrolase, whose product MALAIFDLDETLIGGDCASLWTQEMVKLGWADADSFIAHEQELMRQYAAGSLAMEDYMAFTLSPLVGRTPEEVAHVVEPFVEDVIEPIFYSDATRCLANHRAAGDRVLVISASAHFLVSAVAARLKIEEVLAIDLEVQHGHYSGRTQGVMTYREGKVTRLRAWLQEHGEVLDGAYFYSDSRNDLPLLQVVDKPYVVNPDPTLLAHAQQAGWPILSWR is encoded by the coding sequence ATGGCCCTGGCAATTTTCGACCTGGACGAAACCCTGATCGGCGGGGACTGCGCCAGCCTGTGGACCCAGGAAATGGTCAAGCTCGGCTGGGCAGACGCCGACAGTTTTATCGCCCATGAGCAGGAGCTGATGCGCCAATACGCGGCCGGCAGCCTGGCCATGGAAGACTATATGGCCTTCACCCTGTCGCCGCTGGTGGGCCGCACGCCGGAAGAAGTCGCCCATGTGGTCGAGCCCTTTGTCGAAGACGTGATCGAGCCGATTTTCTACAGCGACGCCACCCGCTGCCTGGCCAACCACCGCGCCGCCGGTGACCGGGTGCTGGTGATTTCCGCCTCGGCGCACTTTCTGGTCAGCGCCGTTGCTGCACGCTTGAAGATTGAAGAAGTGCTGGCCATCGACCTGGAAGTTCAGCACGGCCACTACAGCGGCCGTACCCAGGGCGTGATGACCTACCGCGAAGGCAAGGTCACGCGCCTGCGTGCCTGGCTGCAAGAGCATGGCGAAGTTCTCGACGGCGCCTACTTCTACTCCGACTCACGCAACGACCTGCCGCTGCTGCAGGTGGTCGACAAACCCTATGTGGTCAACCCCGACCCAACCCTGCTTGCGCACGCCCAGCAGGCCGGCTGGCCAATTCTGAGCTGGCGCTGA
- the arsN2 gene encoding arsenic resistance N-acetyltransferase ArsN2 gives MNVYRHPPAAAAKALLAAAGLPTADLVAEHFAHFIAAGPTHAPDALIGLQPYGEVALLRSLVVSPAARGMGYGGALVAEVEAYAQQLGVHELYLLTNSAEAFFSRRGYSSVERAGVPEAIRQTAEFSSLCPASAVYMHKRIETR, from the coding sequence ATGAACGTTTACCGTCACCCGCCGGCTGCGGCCGCCAAGGCGTTACTGGCCGCGGCCGGGCTACCAACAGCGGATCTTGTAGCCGAACACTTCGCGCACTTTATCGCCGCAGGGCCAACGCACGCCCCCGATGCGCTGATCGGCCTGCAGCCTTATGGCGAGGTGGCGCTGCTGCGCTCACTGGTGGTCAGCCCAGCAGCGCGCGGCATGGGTTATGGAGGTGCGCTGGTTGCCGAGGTCGAAGCCTACGCGCAACAACTGGGCGTACATGAGCTGTACTTGCTTACCAACAGCGCCGAGGCCTTCTTCAGCCGCCGGGGTTACAGCAGCGTCGAGCGAGCCGGCGTGCCTGAAGCGATCCGCCAGACCGCAGAATTCTCCAGCCTCTGCCCTGCCAGTGCGGTGTATATGCACAAGCGGATCGAGACGCGCTGA
- a CDS encoding IS5 family transposase — MKQMTFADAEYAGKRKQTRKELFLIEMDRVVPWKGLIALIEPYYPKGEGGRPAYPLMAMLRVHLMQNWFGYSDPAMEEALYETTILRQFAGLSLERIPDETTILNFRRLLEKHELAAGILAVINGYLGDRGLSLRQGTIVDATLINAPSSTKNKDGKRDPEMHQAKKGNQYYFGMKAHIGVDDESGLVHSVVGTAANVADVTQVDKLLHGEENVVCADAGYTGVEKRPEHDGREVIWQVAARRSTYKKLGKSSPLYKAKRKIEKAKAQVRAKVEHPFRVIKRQFSYVKTRFRGLAKNTAQLVTLFALSNLWMARRHLLTNAGEVRL; from the coding sequence ATGAAGCAAATGACCTTCGCCGATGCCGAGTACGCCGGCAAACGCAAGCAGACCCGCAAAGAGTTGTTCCTGATCGAGATGGATCGGGTGGTGCCGTGGAAGGGTTTGATCGCACTGATCGAACCGTATTACCCCAAGGGTGAAGGCGGTCGGCCGGCCTATCCGCTGATGGCGATGCTACGTGTGCACCTGATGCAGAACTGGTTCGGCTACAGCGACCCGGCGATGGAAGAAGCGCTGTACGAGACCACTATCCTGCGGCAGTTCGCCGGGCTGAGTCTGGAACGTATCCCCGACGAAACCACCATCCTCAACTTCCGTCGTCTGCTGGAGAAACATGAGTTGGCTGCCGGCATCCTGGCCGTCATCAATGGCTATCTTGGCGACCGTGGCCTGTCGTTGCGCCAAGGCACCATCGTCGATGCCACGCTGATCAATGCGCCGAGTTCGACCAAGAACAAGGACGGCAAACGCGACCCAGAGATGCACCAGGCCAAGAAGGGCAACCAATACTACTTCGGCATGAAGGCGCACATTGGCGTGGATGACGAGTCGGGGCTGGTACACAGCGTGGTAGGCACGGCGGCCAACGTGGCGGATGTCACTCAGGTCGACAAGTTGCTGCACGGCGAGGAAAACGTGGTGTGCGCCGATGCGGGTTATACCGGCGTCGAAAAGCGCCCCGAACATGATGGGCGCGAGGTGATCTGGCAGGTTGCTGCCCGCCGCAGCACCTATAAGAAGCTGGGTAAGAGCAGCCCGCTGTACAAAGCCAAACGCAAGATCGAGAAGGCCAAGGCCCAGGTGCGCGCCAAGGTTGAGCACCCGTTCCGGGTGATCAAGCGTCAGTTCAGTTATGTAAAGACACGCTTCCGTGGCTTGGCCAAGAACACGGCGCAACTGGTGACGCTGTTCGCGCTGTCGAACCTGTGGATGGCACGCCGACATTTACTGACCAATGCAGGAGAGGTGCGCCTGTAA
- a CDS encoding MFS transporter has protein sequence MYPLPSGSLLLILVALTALGEISTQLIIPSLGAIELIMNARPGSSLLALSAFVAAFGLGQLLLGPLSDRIGRRPVLVYLLATLWMLLASSMDEFIAARVLQGFGACAALVLARAIVRDVWQAQAGPALALTVIGMLCAIVLSPMLGGVLVLYGGWRAPIALALLIGIAIVVAVLGLYRESNRQLDPQAGQLSRLAGNYADLLRAASFRALALTLACTYGAMFAVIAGSSAVYIGLLGLSTAQYGITFAAIVSALIAGALFTQRRILQLGPEKIVGIGAALVASGALATLAIYLLFGLSLLGLSIPQVLVPLGGGMLLPASVAGAVIPNAHRAGLAAGFMGFAQMAGATCSGVLLSMLADGSAWPMVLLNSLFAVAAFCAFHLLRPRPAASAALVR, from the coding sequence ATGTATCCCTTGCCGTCGGGCAGCCTGCTGTTGATTCTGGTGGCACTGACTGCCCTTGGAGAGATTTCCACCCAACTGATCATCCCCAGCCTGGGCGCTATCGAACTGATCATGAACGCGCGTCCTGGCAGCAGCCTGCTGGCCTTATCGGCTTTCGTTGCCGCCTTTGGCCTGGGCCAGTTGCTGCTCGGCCCGCTGTCGGATCGCATAGGCCGACGTCCGGTGCTGGTCTATCTACTCGCCACCTTGTGGATGCTGCTGGCCAGCAGCATGGACGAATTTATTGCTGCCCGCGTGCTGCAGGGGTTTGGGGCCTGCGCGGCATTGGTTTTGGCGCGGGCCATCGTTCGCGATGTGTGGCAAGCGCAGGCTGGGCCGGCATTGGCGTTGACGGTGATCGGCATGCTCTGCGCCATTGTCCTGTCGCCGATGCTGGGCGGCGTGTTGGTGCTATATGGCGGCTGGCGTGCGCCGATTGCCTTGGCACTGCTGATCGGCATTGCCATTGTTGTTGCCGTGTTGGGCCTGTATCGCGAAAGCAATCGGCAGCTCGACCCGCAGGCCGGGCAGCTAAGCCGCTTGGCCGGCAACTATGCCGATCTGCTGCGCGCCGCCTCGTTCCGCGCACTGGCCCTGACGCTGGCCTGCACCTATGGCGCGATGTTTGCGGTAATCGCCGGCTCGTCAGCTGTATACATCGGTCTGCTCGGGTTGAGCACGGCGCAATACGGCATCACCTTTGCGGCAATTGTTTCGGCGCTGATCGCCGGCGCGCTGTTTACCCAGCGACGCATTTTGCAGTTGGGCCCGGAGAAGATCGTCGGCATAGGCGCGGCGCTGGTAGCGAGCGGTGCCCTGGCCACCTTGGCGATCTATCTGCTGTTTGGTTTGTCGCTGCTTGGCCTGTCGATACCCCAGGTTTTGGTTCCCTTGGGTGGTGGCATGTTGCTGCCGGCATCGGTGGCTGGTGCGGTGATTCCCAATGCCCACCGCGCTGGGCTGGCCGCTGGCTTTATGGGCTTTGCGCAAATGGCCGGCGCCACCTGCAGCGGCGTCTTGCTTAGCATGCTGGCGGATGGCTCGGCGTGGCCTATGGTGTTGCTGAACAGTTTATTTGCCGTCGCGGCGTTCTGCGCCTTCCACCTGCTGCGCCCACGGCCGGCAGCGAGCGCGGCTTTGGTTCGCTAA
- a CDS encoding PaaI family thioesterase: protein MRASLGAPGSMSLAQVSELLPQEFFDGIGRGELPSPPIGHLLDFVPLQWSSGRFVFQGTPDARHYNPLGSVHGGYAATLLDSCMGCAIHTQLQRGQGYTTTDLRISYIRALSTKVGPIRAEGRIVHIGRTTALAEGRIYDVDDRLYAVGSTTCLILSMPGTSPAPGTETPGRSE from the coding sequence ATGCGCGCCAGCCTCGGCGCACCCGGCAGCATGAGCCTGGCGCAGGTCAGCGAACTGTTACCACAGGAGTTCTTTGACGGCATCGGCCGCGGTGAACTGCCCTCGCCGCCCATCGGCCATCTGCTGGATTTTGTCCCGTTGCAATGGTCATCCGGGCGCTTCGTCTTCCAGGGCACGCCCGATGCGCGCCACTACAACCCGCTGGGCAGCGTGCATGGCGGATATGCGGCCACCCTGCTCGACTCCTGCATGGGCTGCGCTATCCACACCCAATTGCAGCGCGGCCAGGGTTACACCACTACTGACCTACGCATCAGCTACATCCGCGCCCTCAGCACCAAGGTCGGGCCGATTCGCGCCGAAGGCCGCATCGTGCATATCGGCCGCACCACGGCGCTGGCCGAAGGGCGCATTTACGATGTCGACGACCGTCTGTACGCCGTTGGCTCAACCACCTGCCTGATTCTCAGCATGCCTGGGACATCGCCTGCACCCGGCACTGAAACACCGGGGCGAAGCGAGTAA
- a CDS encoding TetR/AcrR family transcriptional regulator gives MRYSEDHKAQTHQRIIEEAARLFRRDGVGATGLQPLMKTLGLTHGGFYAHFKSKDELVETALRHSADKLTAVTNEMANSDKPLTRLISGYLSSAHRADPGDGCPLPTISAELGQRGAPSPVTDELIRDRLQAIEAGLGVEHADEQSVLILSAMVGALLLSRSVSDPELSDRLLKTTRRLLIEQNTGDAT, from the coding sequence ATGCGCTATTCCGAAGACCACAAAGCCCAGACCCATCAGCGCATCATCGAAGAGGCCGCGCGCCTGTTCCGTCGCGACGGCGTTGGTGCCACCGGCCTGCAGCCGCTGATGAAAACCCTGGGCCTGACCCATGGCGGCTTCTACGCCCACTTCAAATCGAAAGATGAGCTGGTGGAAACTGCACTGCGCCACAGCGCTGACAAGCTGACGGCGGTCACCAACGAGATGGCCAACAGCGATAAACCGCTGACCCGCCTGATCAGTGGTTACCTGTCGTCCGCCCACCGCGCCGATCCGGGCGATGGCTGCCCACTGCCGACCATATCCGCCGAGCTGGGCCAGCGCGGCGCACCCAGCCCGGTGACCGATGAGCTGATCCGTGACCGCCTGCAAGCCATCGAAGCCGGCCTTGGCGTTGAGCATGCCGATGAGCAGAGCGTGCTGATTCTTAGCGCCATGGTCGGCGCCCTGCTGCTGTCGCGCAGCGTCAGCGACCCGGAACTGTCTGACCGGCTGCTGAAAACCACCCGCCGCCTGCTGATTGAGCAGAACACCGGCGACGCGACCTGA
- a CDS encoding SDR family NAD(P)-dependent oxidoreductase: MNTHNEKGTALITGASSGIGATYAERLAQRGYDLLLVARDLPRLQALSARLTEQYGVKIETLKADLTDKADLHAVTQRLRTDKAISTLVNNAGMAMGGQLAEADLDTVDRMILLNVVSLTHLSTAAAANFTAAGRGAIINIASVVALAPEMFNAVYSATKAYVLSLTQTLNGEVKAQGVQVQAVLPGITRTEIWERSGMDDSALPASMIMEVGEMVDAALAGFDQGELITTPSLPDAADWQAFTDARGKLAPNLSHSSAAARYK; this comes from the coding sequence ATGAACACACATAACGAGAAAGGCACTGCATTGATCACCGGCGCTTCATCAGGCATTGGTGCCACCTACGCCGAGCGCCTGGCGCAACGCGGTTACGACCTGCTGTTGGTTGCCCGCGATCTGCCGCGCTTGCAGGCACTGTCTGCACGCTTGACCGAGCAGTACGGGGTAAAGATCGAAACGCTGAAGGCCGACCTGACTGACAAGGCTGATCTGCATGCCGTTACCCAGCGCCTGCGTACCGACAAGGCCATCAGCACGCTGGTCAATAACGCCGGTATGGCCATGGGCGGCCAGCTAGCCGAGGCCGATCTCGACACCGTTGATCGGATGATTCTGCTCAACGTGGTTTCGCTGACTCACCTGTCTACCGCAGCCGCTGCCAATTTCACCGCCGCCGGGCGTGGGGCAATCATCAATATCGCCTCGGTGGTGGCCCTGGCGCCGGAAATGTTCAATGCCGTGTACAGCGCCACCAAGGCCTATGTCCTGAGCCTGACTCAGACCCTTAACGGTGAAGTCAAGGCGCAGGGTGTGCAGGTGCAGGCCGTGTTGCCCGGTATTACCCGCACCGAGATCTGGGAGCGCAGTGGCATGGATGATTCGGCACTGCCGGCGAGCATGATCATGGAGGTCGGCGAAATGGTCGATGCAGCGCTGGCCGGTTTCGACCAGGGCGAGCTGATCACCACTCCATCGCTGCCTGATGCGGCGGATTGGCAGGCCTTTACCGATGCCCGTGGCAAGCTGGCGCCGAACCTGTCGCACAGCAGCGCCGCTGCCCGTTACAAGTAA